The genomic stretch ACTAAGGGAATGTGCTGTTGTATTGTGGCACGACTGCTAGatattgaatgatataattcACATTAGTTTGTCACTTACTGTGATGTGTGTAGGGAATATTGGCCTTTGTTCAAATGTAGCATGGCTTTCACGTCATCTGGAACAGTTTTTATTTAATCCTTCTTTTAACTTTGGAGACTACCTACAGGGTATCTGTCAAAGGTTCACCAAGGTCCATCACATATTCCTGGTTAACACCCATCATAGTGACGGGGTAGCTCAAGACCGCATGGACTGATTTGTCGAACGGCTGAGTTATCGGCGTGGCTCTTCTTCCAATCAATGAATAGCTCCGTTCAGCGGAATAAAATGGCTACTGAGAGCGACTACAGACTCGACAAACTCGTGTATCTATTCCGAACCCAAGCCAGAAGTTCGTCTTATGTTGAGAGCATCTGCGGCACTCGGTATGTCTGTCCCAAGATAGAGTTTGCCTTCACAGAAGCTGACGCCATCTGTCTAGGTATGGAAAGGCGGGGAATATGGCAAATCCATGGAGACTGTACTGAGTACGATCCGCGACCCTTTTATCATACAAGGATATGAGGAGCAAACTAGATGTTCCTTAACAAAACGTACTCTACATCCCACCTGTTCTACCTGTGAGTAGATATGGTGTATAATGCTCTATACCTGAGCTCGAGTGGGTGCAATATTGCTCATAACGCTGGCTCGAAAGAAAGGCTAGGATTCTGGCCAGTAATgtcagaaaaaggaaaaggaaaacttGCCTCAATTGCATTTACCTGGTTTCCTAAATCCCTTATTGGCAGTTTGAAGAATAAATCAAACTACAATGGCCACACAGGGACGGAACTCACATTATCAGGGCCAAGACGGATTATTCCCTCTGGTATGGCGATACAAGGCGACACGAGTCGAATGTGGTTTGTTAGCCAGCTTCCCTTTTCATGGGAGTGATAAGATCCAGATCGTATCCCCACGAAACTTCCTCCCCTTTCCTCCCCATTTATTTGAGTCGTTGATATACCATTGCAAcggcgggaagctatattGGCCTGACCAGGGCATTCTGAATCAACgattcagaattatttgaccttttgggcttgtggaatatcgggccctggcgatatctctTACAGCCATTTACTTTCTTTAGTCGTTTCCCAGGGCTGAGGCACCTTTACTACCATCCCGCCCACACGGCGCACGAGGGTTACCGATATAGATACCGTTCCAAGATTACTCTCTCTATTATTTAGGAACATTTGGATGAAATATCGAAAAGTAATGATATTAACCTCGCCAGGAGTCTTTCCCATCTGGGTAATCTCACTACACGGAACATACCAATGTCCGTCCGATATGGGTAGCACAGTCGTCGGAGTTATTCGTGTTATTACCTGCTCTCTGTCAACTGTACTGGATTATACTTATCTCTACGTACCAACTCAGAAGAAACGTAAGTCTCTACTATGGTAGCACGCATTCCGCATTGCACCCTGGCTATATGTACATAACAGTGGGAAGCATAAGCCGGTTGGTTGGTCTTCGCTCGGTCGTACATAGACTGTCATTGGCAAAGGGTTCTGCCGCTGAATGATCAAATTCCACTTAGTCTCATAGAGAGAGATCCAGCGACTCTGGCATTTatttatttgatttccatTTCAAGACGCAAGGAGGTTATATATCGACGTAAAAGCTGACTACCAACACCATCGGAAGAGTACATCTGAATAATTGGAATATCCGCTTCGAACCATACTTTGTGGGAAAATCTTTGTTTGCCAACTCTTTCAGCACTGCTTGCCATCTTTCGTAATCCTCTAACCGTTATGCCGTGGGTGCATTCGATTGGTTTGTCCCGTGAATCATGCTTTGCATAGCATTGATTTGGATTGATTGTCTCGCTAACTCGTGGAATAGCTACAACAATGATGGTGTAATGGCAGTCACTCGTGCCGCCGAGGCCAAGCGCTCTCCCGCATTAATCGAAACCTTTCCATGGACAATGCACTTCCAAGGCCCACATTTCGTCAAGTACATCGTGGAAGCCGCCCACGCTGCCTCAGTTCCTATCGGGGTCCATCTCGATCACCGTATGGATCCAGCCGAAGTTGAGCAAGCCTTGAAACTGCCCATCGACTCCATGATGGTCGATGCGTCGAGGCTGGAGCCGGAGGAAAACATCGAATATTGCAGACAGATCACGGAGCAAGCCAAGATAAAGGGAATCACTGTTGAGGCCGAAATGGGACGTATCAATGGCGGAGAGGACGGGATTCCGGATGCCAGCCACCTCGAAGAGATCTGGACTGATCCACAACACGCGGAGGAATTCACCCGACGAACAGGTGTTCAATTTCTGGCGCCTTCATTTGGCAATATCCATGGACCTTACCCTGAAGGTGGCTCTGAGAAATATTGGCAGCTTGATCGGTATGTAGCTCTCTGGACCTTGGGATCTGATTAACCACTGATGCATTGATAGGCTTAAATTGATTGCTGATGCCATTGGTCCTACCATTCCTCGGGTAATTCATGGAACGCATCCCGTCCCGGACTGGCTTTTTCATAAGGCCATTGCAACGGGGGCTCGtaagatcaatatcaaccgGAATGCTCGTGATGGATACACAGCCTTCGTGGCCGAGAATGCTGACCGCTTGGAGCTTACTGCTTTGAAGGAACAGTCCGTGGCAATCTATCAAAGATCAGTAGAACACTTGATGGATGTCCTTGGTTCATCCGGGAAGGCGCATTAGCTAGGTGGCAAGGAGACACCGGTTAAAACATGTCAGATAGTCACGTAGTTTGAATTCCTACATCAGATTGATTATGTTGCTTTCTGTTGCTTGAATCTATAAACATGACAGTGGGAAGAAGTCGCttaggaagaacaacagcGCTGGGCCTAATTAGGCAGCGTCAACAAAACATCTATAATATAGCGACTGAGATATTTGAAGAATGCATTGCGAGCATGATCGTGACAAGAGAACCGGGCTTCAATATTTGTTCGTGTAAGGCAAGTAATAAACAGCAAAATACAAAACTGTATTGTATATGAGGATATAGTATAAGTCCCTGGACGTGCTTCTTAGGATAGGATCAAAAATACAGCCTCCTACCTATTAGGGTATATAAAGCCAGAGAcgtatctttcttctcgcaTTGTTCTAGGCGGAGATTGTCTGCAACAGGTATCAGACACTAGTAGGACAACATTTGCGGGGTATCGAATATACCAATTATCTAcacaagaaaacaaacaagtcTAAATGCAAAATATGATGTACAGTAGAGCTCTTAAAATTATAACAACACACTGCGTCCGACAACGCCCCAAACACCAAGCTAATGTATTGTACCATTCGCAGAGAAAGCTCTAGACAATCGCGACCGTAGAtccagaagacgaaggctTCGTCTTGTCGGCATGGACATGCATCTCAGTAATCTCCCCATTCTCGATATCGAATCCgggaatctcttcctcaagctTCTGTTGGCGCTTGtacatcttccagaagacaaCGCTGCCGTGAACCTGGGCTGCGGAAAAGGCAATATGAAGCAGTGGGGTGACAACCTTAAAGGCAATCTGCCATCGGTCCCAGAGTGAGccgaataggaaaaagaTAACGATAGTTTCGCAAGTTGTTCCAAGAGCTGTGGTGATGCAAGataggaggaagaggcgTTTCAGAAAACGGTGGCGGTTGGGGAAGATGCGGTATAGAATGATAGCCAAGTGGGGGAAGAACTCTGAGATAATGTCGAAGGCACCTGACAGAGGACTATTAGCTTTGCGCTCTTAAAGGGATAATAAAGAAAGGTCGAGTATGACTTACCCCATACTGTACACAGAACAAACTCGATATCGGCATCTGGCTCTCGGGCCAAATCAAGGCTGATGGCGATCGCAGATTGGCCAATAATAATCGTGCCGATGTGATGTAACACAGCAATAGGCGACAGCCTTGTACGGTAGATCAACTCAAAAGCGTACATCCCTATGAGCATCTGGGCGACCACGACCAGCATGTCGCCCATAGTCACACGGGAGCCATGTGCGTAAGGTGTATGGAAGGACGACTTCCCAATGACAACCTCAAGGAATGGGTATGCCGCGACGATTAGGATTAGGATCTTCGTCAGACCGGCAATGTGGTGGTTAATGAACCCGCGTCGGTTCACCTCACTCAAGTTCGTATAGATAGAACCATAGAGACGTTTTATGAGAAAGCCCTCCAACACATAATATCGTATTACGAAAAGGACGA from Aspergillus oryzae RIB40 DNA, chromosome 1 encodes the following:
- a CDS encoding class II fructose-bisphosphate aldolase (fructose/tagatose bisphosphate aldolase), whose amino-acid sequence is MLCIALIWIDCLANSWNSYNNDGVMAVTRAAEAKRSPALIETFPWTMHFQGPHFVKYIVEAAHAASVPIGVHLDHRMDPAEVEQALKLPIDSMMVDASRLEPEENIEYCRQITEQAKIKGITVEAEMGRINGGEDGIPDASHLEEIWTDPQHAEEFTRRTGVQFLAPSFGNIHGPYPEGGSEKYWQLDRLKLIADAIGPTIPRVIHGTHPVPDWLFHKAIATGARKININRNARDGYTAFVAENADRLELTALKEQSVAIYQRSVEHLMDVLGSSGKAH
- a CDS encoding uncharacterized protein (predicted protein) translates to MGIHYHHDITALETLKLQPISRLAPFSALIISIVLVVLFVIRYYVLEGFLIKRLYGSIYTNLSEVNRRGFINHHIAGLTKILILIVAAYPFLEVVIGKSSFHTPYAHGSRVTMGDMLVVVAQMLIGIPLSGAFDIISEFFPHLAIILYRIFPNRHRFLKRLFLLSCITTALGTTCETIVIFFLFGSLWDRWQIAFKVVTPLLHIAFSAAQVHGSVVFWKMYKRQQKLEEEIPGFDIENGEITEMHVHADKTKPSSSGSTVAIV